From one Peredibacter starrii genomic stretch:
- a CDS encoding UDP-glucose dehydrogenase family protein yields MKLSIIGTGYVGLVTGTCFAEMGHDVTCIDIDAAKVERMKKGECPIYEPGLEPLMQSNYKEGRLHFANNYDSVTKAEAIFLAVGTPSSDDGQADLKYVFGACDSIIPYLQDGSIVVVKSTVPVGTGNKVREYIKGKTNKKFYVVNNPEFLKEGSAVDDFMKPERIIIGAQEIEAAQRIDDLYEPFNRQVKRTIHMSNISAEMTKYAANCFLATKISFMNEVARLCDIVGADVEEVRHGISTDSRIGSQFLYPGPGYGGSCFPKDVKALVFTAKEHGARFKIVEAVEEVNKEQKKYLVSKVKKHFKDDLKGKTFVLWGTAFKANTDDIRETPAIDTAIALHQAGAKVRFHDPEAADNFEKLMGQMNIPVDQFENKYDALNGADGLLIITEWKQYRAPDFEEIKSRLKTPIIFDGRNLYNTKKVLEMGFTYYAIGKAIK; encoded by the coding sequence ATGAAGCTAAGCATCATTGGCACTGGATATGTCGGTCTTGTAACAGGAACTTGTTTTGCAGAGATGGGTCACGATGTGACTTGTATCGATATCGACGCTGCGAAAGTTGAGCGCATGAAAAAAGGCGAGTGTCCAATTTATGAGCCGGGTCTAGAACCTCTAATGCAGTCAAACTACAAAGAGGGCCGCCTTCACTTTGCCAATAACTATGATTCAGTAACTAAAGCTGAAGCAATTTTTCTAGCAGTAGGTACTCCATCATCTGATGATGGCCAAGCTGATCTTAAATATGTTTTTGGTGCTTGTGATTCAATCATTCCTTATCTTCAAGATGGTTCAATCGTTGTTGTGAAATCAACTGTACCAGTTGGAACAGGAAATAAAGTTCGCGAGTACATCAAAGGTAAGACTAATAAGAAATTCTACGTTGTGAACAACCCTGAGTTCCTTAAAGAAGGTTCTGCGGTTGATGATTTCATGAAGCCAGAGCGTATCATCATCGGTGCTCAAGAAATTGAAGCAGCTCAAAGAATCGATGATCTTTATGAGCCATTCAATCGTCAGGTGAAGCGTACAATTCACATGAGTAACATTTCTGCAGAGATGACAAAATATGCAGCTAACTGTTTCCTTGCGACTAAGATCTCGTTCATGAACGAAGTTGCTCGTCTTTGTGACATTGTTGGTGCGGATGTTGAAGAAGTTCGTCACGGGATCTCAACTGACTCACGTATCGGTTCTCAGTTCTTGTACCCAGGTCCTGGTTACGGCGGTTCTTGTTTTCCGAAAGATGTGAAAGCTTTGGTTTTCACAGCTAAAGAACATGGCGCTCGTTTCAAGATCGTTGAAGCTGTTGAAGAAGTGAACAAAGAGCAGAAGAAGTATCTTGTATCTAAAGTTAAGAAGCATTTCAAAGACGATCTTAAAGGCAAGACTTTCGTTCTTTGGGGAACGGCTTTCAAAGCTAACACAGATGATATCCGTGAAACTCCAGCGATTGATACAGCGATTGCTCTTCACCAAGCTGGTGCTAAAGTTCGTTTCCATGATCCAGAAGCTGCCGATAACTTCGAGAAGCTTATGGGCCAGATGAATATTCCTGTAGATCAATTTGAAAACAAATACGACGCTCTAAACGGAGCTGATGGCCTTCTTATCATTACTGAGTGGAAGCAGTATCGTGCTCCGGATTTCGAAGAGATCAAATCACGTCTTAAGACGCCAATCATCTTCGACGGAAGAAACCTGTACAATACGAAAAAAGTGTTGGAGATGGGATTCACATACTACGCAATTGGGAAGGCGATTAAGTAA